In Streptomyces camelliae, the sequence GATCTCCACCGGGAAGGGGGCCGCCACCTTGAGGACGCCGGTGAACACGTCTCCGTCCCGGTAGGTCTTCGTCGCGGGGTCGAGAACGTAGGTGTACACGAGAGGTACGCCTGTCGCGGCCTGCTCGATCCGCCAGTAGAAGCCGATACCTGCCTTGGCGTACTGGTCGACCTTCACGATCCGGTCGGTGGTCTCCGAGCCTGGCGACACCACCTCCGCGACCAGCAGCACGTGCTCAGGGCGGGTGGGAGTGATGTCGATCGTGTCTGCGCGGTACACGACGACGTCCGGGCGCAGGCCGGCGCCGGAGATCCGGGTCATCTGGTGAAGCTCGGCGCGCAGTTGGTCGCGGCCCGCGTCGGTGATCCGCACGGTGCGGTGGCGTTCCTGGGAGCCGGCTGCCTCGTCCGCAGGCTGGATCAGCCCGCGTCCCTCCAGTCGGGACAGCGCGCCGTAGAGACTGCCGGGACCGAGTCTGCGGCCGGTGAGCTCTTCGATCGCGGTGTTGATGGCGTATCCGTGCAGTGGGCCGTCCGCGAGGACGGTGAGCACGAGCATCTGGGCGTCGTTGCTGTGCATGAGCCTCCTTCCTCCGATCCGCATACTACGAGCCGCGATACTACTTGTCGCGTAGTACGAGATGCGTACCATGGCGGGCCATGGAACACATGAAGGAGAACGGCCGGGCTTCCTCGGTCGTGGTGTGGGCGAGCCTCGGCGCGGCTGGTGTGTTCGAGGCGTGGACGGTGCTGGAGACCCAGGACAAGACGGTCAGGGCGGCAAGCCCGTGGCAGGACGACCCGTACGACGTGATGGTGTCCCTGGCTCAGTTTGCGGTGCCGATGCTCGCCCTGGTGATCGCGTTACGCCTGCTCGTGTGGCGCGCGCCGGGCGGCGCGGACCGGGTGCGGCAGACGGTGCGTGCGGCGGGGGCGATGGTCACGCTGATCGGGCTCACGGTGGTGTCCGAGTGGGCCGCGGCCATCGCCAGGAAACCTGCCTCGTTCTCGGGGACATGGACATCGGTGCTGATCGGCGGGCTGGTCGTCAACTCCGTACTCACCGTGGTGGTCGCAGTGTCGCTCGTGCGAGGCCACCGACGGCACGGCTCGGCCGACCCATGGCGGCATGACTGGCTCGGCGACGCCGTCTTCCTCTGCCGACGGATACCCGTACTGCGGCGCGGGGTCGGTCCGGACGCTGCGGTCTGGGTGCGCCGTCGCGCGATGACGGTGTTCGTCACGCTGAGCACGCTGGCCGCGGCGGCCCTCACCAGTGCGCAGGCCATCGGCGAGGGCTGGACGGATCCGCTGCTCATCGCCTGGTTCCTGATCGTCGCAGCGACCTCCAACCTCGCGTTCTGTGTGATCAGCAACGCGGTCGCCGGATTCGTCGCACGGCTGCCGCGCACCCGGCCCCGCCGTATCGCTGAGGCATCGGCCGTCGCCGGATGTGTCGCGATCAGTGCGGCGACGGCGTTCCGTGACGCACTGTGGCCGATGTTCGGGACGGGTTCGCTGACGTCCGTACCGGCCTTGGCCGCCCTCACGCTCGGCGCCGGTCTGGTCACGTCCCTGGTCACGGCCGCGCTCCTGCTCGTCTGCTTCCCGTACGGCTCCTCCGGCTTGCGCCGCCGATTCGGCGTGGCCGCCACTCACCTTCGACGACCGGACAAGCACCGGTGAAAGGCGTGACGATGCAACCGTCCACACCGCACGACCGAGCAACACCGACGATCTGCGCCCGTGAGCTGTCCGAACGGTACGGACGCAGGCATGCTGTCAGTCGGCTCGCCTTCACCGTGGAAGCCGGCCAGATCTGCGCGCTGCTCGGCCCGAACGGGGCGGGCAAGACCTCCACGATGCGGATGCTGGTCGGCCTGTCATCCCCGGACACCGGCAGCGCGAGCATCCTGGGCGAGCCGGTCAGCCTGGGCGCGGGAGTGCTGCGCAGGGTCGGCGTGCTCATCGACGGCCCGGCGTTCGTGCCACACCTCACCGGCCGGGCCAACCTGCGGCTCCTGTGGTCGGCGACAGGGCAGGCATGGCCGCCCCCGCGCTGGACGACGCCCTGGACCTCGCCGGGCTCGGCGAGGCGCTCGACCGTAAGGTCAAGGGCTATTCGATGGGTATGAAGCAGCGCCTGATGCCGGCCCAGGCTCTGATGCGGAAGCCGGACGTGCTGATCCTGGACGAGCCGGCCAACGGACTGGACCCCGGCGAAGTCCGGGCCCTGCGCGAGCACCTGGGGGAACTGGCCCGGCGCGGGGCCGCCGTACTCGTCTCCAGCCACCAGCTCGCCGAGGTGCAGCAACTGGCCACGCCCGTCCGTAGGACCCGGCGGATCTCACCGAGCGCGGCCAGGGGATCGGCGACGTGCTGCAGGACCCGGTCGGTGCGGGCGCGGTCGGCGGTGTGGTCGGGCATCGGCAGGTCGTGGATGTCCGCGTGCCGGACGTCCACCACGGCCTCACCAGCGGTGCGAGCCCACCGAACCGCAGCCGTAGGCGCCGAGGGAGTGATCAGCTGACGTGGAGGGTGATGGAGGCGGTGTGGAGGGTACCTGCGGTCTGGAATTGCAGGAACAGCCGCCAATTGCCGGAGGCGGGCAGATCGGCCATGAAGTCCAGGGTGGGCCCGCCGTGTCCGCCGGTGACCTTGTTCTGCGGGTGCAGGTGGGCGAACGCCAGGTCGCCTTGGCGGAAGGCGGTCAGGTGGGCGTAGGTGTCCAGGTAGGGCTGCAGGTCGGTGACCGGCATGCTGCTCTTGCGGACTGTCACCGTCAACGGGCTTGTCGTGCCGGCCTTCAGGTGGCCGCGCACGGTGAGGGCGTAGCCGTCGACGGTGGTTGAGGACGAGGGCGCCGGCAGGGCGGTGGTGGAGGCGGGGCCGGGGACGGTGACGGTGCGGCTGAGGACGAGATCCTGTCCCTTGCCCGGACCGTCGGCCGGGGTGAACTGGGTGAACAGGCGCCACATGCCGGGCTCAAGGGCGCTCAGCCGTGCCGTCCAGGTGCCGCCTGCGGCCATGGTGGGGTGGACGTGCTGGAATCCGGTCAGGTCCGAGCGGATCGCGTAGAAGTGCAGCTGTTTGGTCTGGTTGACGGCGAAGTCGGTGAGCGGCCTGCCGCCGGGTGCGGTGATGGTGAACCGGTAGGTGGCCGTGGTGCCGGACGGGAGGGTGGTGGTGTGGGAGGCGAGGGTGTAGCCGTCCTGCTGGGCGGCCAGACCGTTCCCGGCGGGCATGCCGCTCATGCTGGGCATGGACATGGACGGGTGCCGGCCCTGGGCGGGCGTGGACGCTGAAGGCGGTGTGGCGGCGGGGCTCGGGGCATGGGAGCCGCCGCACGCGGCGAGCGCGAGGGGCAGAACCCCGGCGATGCCTGCGGCGAGGACAGTGCGGGCCGTGGCCAAAAGCACGGAAAGCATGGGGTGACCTCCTCCCTGCCAGCGTCTCCCCGCCGGGTGGCATGGGCCACCGCGGTGCGGCGGGCGGGTGGGGGGATGTCTCCTCGACGAGAGGCCCTGCCCTTGCTCCGGTGGGTGTCCGGAGATCTCTCACTGCCCTGGCCCAGCTCGCGCCCGTCCCGGGGCGACTGCCCGAGCTATGCGTTCCAACGCCCGGTCCGTCCACTCCGCCACCGCTTCGAATGTGGCGCTCAGTTGCCGACCGATTACGATACGTATGTGATCGGACTGCGGATCAAGGGGAAGGCCGTCGGGCGTTCAGGCCGCGTCGGCCTGCTGCTCGGTCTCGTCGTGATCATCGTCGTCCACCTCGCGGGCACGGTTCACGGTGCTTCCTTTGAGGAGTCGCACCTGGACGCCGTCCAGGCTGTAGGTGCGTACCACAGTGCGGATGGCGGCCACGGCGCATCAGACGCCCCGACCCCAGAGCACGACCACAAGACCGGCGGGCACATCGATCACGCCGCAGACCGGCCACGCTCTGTCTCCGCCGATGACGTCGTCGTCGAACCCGCCGCCGCCGGGCCGGCTCTGATCCCGGCTGCCACAACGGGGCCCTTCGGCACAGGCGCCACCGCTCCAGGCGACCCGCCAGGCGGCAAGGGCTCCCCGGACGGCCGGTTCACCCTCGCGCTCCACTGCATCTGGCGGCAGTAGGCACCGCCCACACCCTCCGACCCCGGCTCACACGCCGGCCGGAGGCGTGCCCGCGTGCCCCCTCGAACCGCCATCACCGCGCCCTGCGACCGTGCAGGGCGCGAAGGAGCCGTACGCCCATGCACATCTCCCTGCTCGAACAGCTGGAGCCGCCCGAACCCCTCGGCGCCCACGCTCCGCTGCCCCGCATCGCCCGTCGGCCGGCCCAGCTCGTCGGCAACACTCCGGTCTTGTGGATCGACCAGCCCTTCGCCCCGCCCGGCCGCGGCTTTTACGCCAAGCTGGAGGGCACCAACCCCGGCGGCATCAAGGACCGCCCCGGACTGCACATGGTCCGCGAGGCCCGGCGGCGCGGCGACCTCGCCCCCGGCGCGCCGATCGTCGAGTCCTCCAGCGGCACCCTCGGTCTGGGGCTGGCCCTGGCCGGACTGACGTACGGTCACCCGGTCACCGTCGTCACCGACCTCGGCATGGAACCCGCGATGGTCCGCCTGCTCAACGCCCTCGGTGCGCACGTCGACCAGGTCGCCGCCCCGCATCCGGAGGGCGGCTGGCAGGAGTCCCGCCGCGAGCGCGTCGCCGAACTCCTCGCCCGTACCCCGGGTGCGTACTGCCCGGACCAGTACCACAACCCCGACAACGTCGCGGCCTACCGCCCGCTGGCCGCCGAGCTGATCGCCCAGCTCGGGCGCGTCGATGTGCTGGTGGCCGCCGTCGGCACAGGCGGTCATTCCGCCGGCACGGCGTCCGTGCTGCGCGAGTCCTTTCCCGGCCTGACCCTCATCGGGGTGGACTCGGTCGGCTCGACGATCTTCGGCCAGCCCGCCGTGCCGCGGCTGATGCGCGGCCTGGGCTCCAGCATCCACCCCGAGAACGTCGACTACGACGCCTTCGCCGAGGTCCACTGGGTCGCCCCGCACGAAGCGGTCTGGGCCTGCCGCCAACTGGCCCGCCGGCACTATGCCTCCGGCGGCTGGAGCGTCGGCGCGGTCGCCCTGGTCGCCGGGTGGGCCGCGCGGACGTATCCGCCGGGTACGCGGATCGCCGCGATCTTCCCCGACGGTCCGTATCGCTACCTGGAGACCGTCTACAACGACGCCTGGTGCCGCGAGCACCAACTCCACACTGGGAATCAGCCGTGGGAGCCCGACGAGATCACCGCCCCGGACGAATGCGTGGTGACCGGCTGGACCCGGTGCAGCCGGGTCCGCGATCCGCTGGGGCGCGAGCGGGTGAAGGCGGTGGTCGTCCGATGAAGGGACTGCGGGCCCAGGTGGCCTCCTTCGACCGCCCGGCACGGCTGTTGATGGTGAACCAGTTCGCCATCAACCTCGGCTTCTACATGCTGATGCCCTACCTCGCCGACCACCTCGCCCACGG encodes:
- a CDS encoding helix-turn-helix transcriptional regulator, translating into MHSNDAQMLVLTVLADGPLHGYAINTAIEELTGRRLGPGSLYGALSRLEGRGLIQPADEAAGSQERHRTVRITDAGRDQLRAELHQMTRISGAGLRPDVVVYRADTIDITPTRPEHVLLVAEVVSPGSETTDRIVKVDQYAKAGIGFYWRIEQAATGVPLVYTYVLDPATKTYRDGDVFTGVLKVAAPFPVEIDLGQI
- a CDS encoding ATP-binding cassette domain-containing protein: MQPSTPHDRATPTICARELSERYGRRHAVSRLAFTVEAGQICALLGPNGAGKTSTMRMLVGLSSPDTGSASILGEPVSLGAGVLRRVGVLIDGPAFVPHLTGRANLRLLWSATGQAWPPPRWTTPWTSPGSARRSTVRSRAIRWV
- a CDS encoding PLP-dependent cysteine synthase family protein — its product is MHISLLEQLEPPEPLGAHAPLPRIARRPAQLVGNTPVLWIDQPFAPPGRGFYAKLEGTNPGGIKDRPGLHMVREARRRGDLAPGAPIVESSSGTLGLGLALAGLTYGHPVTVVTDLGMEPAMVRLLNALGAHVDQVAAPHPEGGWQESRRERVAELLARTPGAYCPDQYHNPDNVAAYRPLAAELIAQLGRVDVLVAAVGTGGHSAGTASVLRESFPGLTLIGVDSVGSTIFGQPAVPRLMRGLGSSIHPENVDYDAFAEVHWVAPHEAVWACRQLARRHYASGGWSVGAVALVAGWAARTYPPGTRIAAIFPDGPYRYLETVYNDAWCREHQLHTGNQPWEPDEITAPDECVVTGWTRCSRVRDPLGRERVKAVVVR